One Drosophila virilis strain 15010-1051.87 chromosome 5, Dvir_AGI_RSII-ME, whole genome shotgun sequence DNA window includes the following coding sequences:
- the LOC6626506 gene encoding mitochondrial translation release factor in rescue: MLKLRSLAGALSSNLCRLASTAHLDYSRYPSLQESDIEETLLRGSGPGGQAVNKTNNCVFLRHLPTGITVKCHLHRLASKNRIEARKILLDKLDAHLNGEQSIAAQQKVLDQKKSSERKRRQGKLQEMKKTWQSRERGENEK, from the coding sequence ATGCTCAAGTTGCGATCTTTGGCTGGTGCACTCTCCAGCAACCTGTGCCGGCTGGCGTCCACGGCTCACTTGGACTACTCACGCTACCCAAGTCTCCAGGAGTCGGACATTGAGGAGACATTATTGCGCGGCAGCGGACCTGGTGGACAAGCCgtaaacaaaaccaacaattGCGTCTTTCTACGTCATCTGCCAACTGGCATAACCGTCAAGTGTCATCTACATCGTTTGGCTTCCAAGAACCGGATTGAGGCGCGTAAAATATTGTTGGATAAGCTCGATGCGCACCTAAACGGCGAACAGTCAATTGCAGCACAACAGAAAGTGCTCGATCAGAAAAAGTCCTCGGAGCGCAAACGCCGGCAAGGCAAATTGCAGGAGATGAAGAAGACCTGGCAAAGTCGTGAGCGTGGAGAGAATGAAAAGTGA
- the LOC6626505 gene encoding RING-type E3 ubiquitin-protein ligase PPIL2 produces MGKRQHQKDKMYLTYTEWTEFYGGKKVESLENEHIKFKRLPFGNCCITMAPFEMPYSDLNGNVFEYEAILTFLKAFKVNPITGQKMDSKSLIKLNFHKNANDEYHCPALFKPFSKNSHIVAVGTTGNVYCWEAIDQLNIKTKNWKDLVDDTPFQRKDIITIQDPQHLEKFDISKFYHIKKNLRVLTAEEQLERKDPLGRIKTMNMETKETLAQLQKDYQPAEEAPSGSKRTADKFNAAHYSTGAVAASFTSTAMMPVSQSEAAIIDDDLVKYERVKKKGYVRLNTNFGPLNLELYCEQTPRACDNFIKHCADGYYNNVLFHRSIRNFIIQGGDPTGTGAGGKSIWGKMFEDEFKPNLSHTGRGMLSMANSGPNTNGSQFFITYRSCKQLDGKHTIFGKLVGGLETLQKMENIEVDNKDRPIEDIIIENAQVFVNPFEEAVEQLAKERAEEAASKQVAAIKLEQQKRLNEPLKKYREGVGKYLKPSAPKNPEPQSQLPGAQPAKKKKHTNGFGDFSSW; encoded by the exons ATGGGTAAACGACAGCATCAAAAGGATAAAAT GTACTTAACGTACACCGAGTGGACCGAGTTCTATGGTGGCAAAAAAGTGGAATCCTTGGAAAATgaacatattaaatttaaacgtTTACCATTTGGCAATTGCTGCATAACTATGGCACCATTCGAAATGCCGTACAGTGATCTCAATGGGAATGTCTTCGAGTATGAGGCTATATTGACATTCTTGAAGGCATTTAAAGTCAATCCCATTACTGGCCAAAAAATGGACTCCAAATCCTTGATCAAACTTAACTTTCACAAAAATGCCAACGACGAATACCATTGCCCCGCATTGTTTAAGCCCTTCAGCAAAAACTCGCACATTGTGGCTGTGGGCACAACGGGCAACGTTTACTGCTGGGAGGCAATCGATCAGTTAAACATTAAGACCAAAAACTGGAAGGACTTGGTGGATGATACACCATTCCAACGCAAGGATATTATCACAATACAGGATCCCCAGCATTTGGAAAAGTTCGATATATCCAAGTTCTATCACATCAAGAAAAATTTACGTGTGTTAACAGCGGAAGAGCAGCTGGAGCGCAAGGATCCCCTGGGACGCATCAAGACCATGAATATGGAAACGAAAGAAACGCTGGCACAGCTACAGAAAGATTATCAACCAGCGGAAGAGGCACCATCTGGCTCTAAACGCACCGCAGACAAGTTTAACGCAGCGCACTACTCAACCGGCGCTGTTGCAGCCAGCTTTACGTCCACTGCCATGATGCCCGTATCCCAAAGCGAGGCAGCTATCATTGACGATGATCTTGTCAAGTACGAGCGAGTCAAGAAGAAGGGCTATGTGCGACTGAACACAAATTTCGGGCCGCTCAACTTGGAACTCTACTGCGAGCAGACACCACGCGCTTGCGacaattttattaaacattGTGCAGATGGCTATTATAATAATGTGCTGTTTCACCGTTCCATAAGGAACTTTATT ATACAAGGAGGGGACCCGACAGGCACAGGTGCTGGTGGTAAATCGATATGGGGAAAGATGTTTGAGGACGAGTTTAAGCCTAATCTAAGTCACACGGGACGCGGCATGCTGTCAATGGCTAATTCGGGCCCCAATACAAATGGCTCCCAGTT CTTCATTACATATCGCTCATGCAAGCAGCTTGACGGCAAACACACAATTTTTGGCAAACTTGTTGGAGGCCTTGAGACTTTGCagaaaatggaaaacattGAGGTGGACAACAAGGACAGGCCCATTGAGGACATCATAATAGAGAACGCTCAGGTGTTCGTTAATCCATTCGAAGAAGCTGTCGAGCAGCTGGCCAAAGAGCGTGCCGAGGAAGCGGCCAGTAAACAGGTGGCGGCCATAAAGCTTGAACAGCAAAAACGTTTAAACGAACCGCTTAAAAAGTACCGTGAAGGAGTGGGCAAATATCTAAAACCAAGTGCGCCCAAAAACCCAGAACCACAATCACAATTGCCTGGAGCACAGCCAgcgaaaaagaagaaacataCAAACGGTTTTGGCGATTTCTCCAGCTGGTAG
- the Nnf1a gene encoding uncharacterized protein Nnf1a, which translates to MSQPARMPVSEPNIEEAFKRHSPIAGKVKAEYDKALMEIFADMGAMCLEPFAAILLEHENTILNKDTLIERVRARMSQALPKINDHFFVSNDVGKKLITMEVLKEKFEPYKGTSWNVHKLTPEERTRPVRMRLMDSSIRFIQKQIVSQEKAIGIAMAKSRENRERIQSIQNERVKLYALMHQQTGYYKEMKPKLMELTKLMIDNDK; encoded by the exons ATGTCGCAACCGGCCAGAATGCCTGTATCAGAACCAAATATTGAAGAAGCCTTCAAAAGGCACAGCCCAATTGCGGGTAAAGTAAAAGCGGAATACGATAAAGCGCTTATGGAAATCTTTGCAGACATGGG TGCCATGTGCTTGGAACCGTTTGCAGCAATTCTATTGGAGCATGAGAACACTATCCTAAACAAGGATACTCTAATCGAACGTGTACGCGCGAGAATGAGCCAGGCGTTGCCCAAGATAAACGATCATTTTTTTGTGTCCAATGATGTTGGCAAGAAGTTGATTACCATGGAGGTGCTTAAGGAAAAGTTTGAACCCTATAAAGGCACTAGCTG GAACGTTCATAAACTGACGCCAGAGGAACGGACACGGCCGGTGCGCATGCGCCTCATGGATTCCAGCATTCGATTTATCCAAAAGCAAATAGTTTCTCAGGAAAAGGCTATTGGG ATTGCCATGGCAAAGAGCAGAGAGAATCGCGAACGTATACAAAGCATTCAGAACGAACGCGTTAAACTTTACGCCCTGATGCATCAGCAAACGGGGTATTACAAGGAAATGAAACCAAAATTAATGGAACTTACGAAACTAATGATAGATAATGATAAGTAG